Below is a genomic region from Castanea sativa cultivar Marrone di Chiusa Pesio chromosome 2, ASM4071231v1.
AATTATTGTTTGCATAATTTTTACCAGAGATATGATTGGTTTTTTATGTTTGGCCAGGAGGACGaaaggaagaaggaagagaaagatgaaagaaagCGCAAGTATAATGTGAGATGGAATGATGAGGTATCTTTATTATCATTCAACTGTTGTTAAGCCATTACTTGGGAAGTCTTGGATTTGGTTAATTTCTTTTCCATTGTGTCTTTTACATCATGTAATGCCTTTTGTAGGTTACTGCTGAGGAGATGGAGGCATATCGGATGAAAAGAATACATCATGATGATCCCATGAAGGAGTTTCTACACTAATGTTGTCCCAAACTTGCCTTTTAGCTGGATTCTGTGAGCTGGGAACACTTAATTTAGGATATTGATTGTCAAAGCAGACTTGATATCATTTCCTAAATCTGCTGTTGTCGGGGCTCTATGAACTATCTgttatgatttttgtttaatgTGCATATATGTAGGGAGGAAATCATAGGGAGCACATTATGTATTTTCAGGGACTCATTAATGTTAATAAAACTTCGTGTGATTTGTGGGAAAAGAAGTTACAACAGTCTACGTTTGTTAATGAAATACTAAACCCAAAAATAGAGTAAgtgaaaaaaatgttgtaaagcAACAGCTTTTCTTTGTGGGGGTTAGGGAGTAGTTGGTTTTGGAGAAAAAACCCATTTAATAGGGGGTTGGTTATATGTTGTGGCTTAAATGTTCTTAGGAAAATGTCTTCTGCAAAATTTTTAAGGGAGCTTCCAGCATGACAATTAGTTGGAGTTCTGGCATGGCTATCCCTTATAGGATGGGGGTAGATGCCAATCAGGCTACTAGTCCGTTGGCAGTAGTTCTTATACTTGAAACTACAGATATCCACTCACTAAATCAACCAATGAGTAAATAATAACGCAAGTTGTAAGATTATTTTCCATTCTTGAGTTCCAAAATTTACTTCATTTTTCGGTATGATTCTTAGTAATTTTTTGAGATTCTTTGTGTTTATCATCATTAACATGGAGtaattagttttctctcttaatAGAACTGATTAATTATGAAATTCAGTGTTTAGGGGCCTTAATTGAAGTGGTCACTTTGTTTGAATCCTGTATTTCTTAATTTCAGGGTTACAGACATTGGTTTGAAAAAGGCAGGTGCAAATATAAAATACACTGAGCTCTTAAGCCTTTGCCAGGTAATCATTACAAACTTTCATGATTGCATTGCAAGTTCTTCAAATACAAACAACTTTGGTTTATTTTCCACACTAATTAAACAAAGCACTCCCCATATGTATGTATTAAATCACCAAATTCAAAAAGCCACATGAAGAGAATCACTGGCGAGAATACACAAGAAGCCCTAGACAACCCAGGGTTGCTTTACCCTTTCATAATCATACCCATTGCATAATCATTGTTTTCACTCCCCCCCACAGGGtgaaaaaaaaggaggagaaaatcTCAAACCATCAAGTACCTGTTATAACTTTCATGTTCTGtattgaaagaaagaagaaaatatgattgtaaaaaaagaatgaaaaattaactTTTAGGCACTGCGGGCTAACATCTCCTGAAACTCAAGATTTGACCTTTCCTTCTGGAGCTTCATCTCTTCATGAAACTTGGAGATGAACTCCTCTGCCCTTTCATCCACTTGGAGATGCGGTGATGAAGCAACAACCACCTTCCAGGCATCCTCAACACTATTAATGTTATTGCTATTTGTTGGTAAAACCTTCTTGTCGAGCACTTCTTTACCTTTGCTATGAGCATGCATATTCTTGGTATAAACTGACACAGGTTCATCAAAGAGCTCGTCTATGTGTATAGCAGAAAAGTTCTTTTGAGGCTGGTTGTGGTGGTAGTAATGTTGGCTGTATCGATAGGAGGGTTTGGTGAGAGGGTGTCGTTTGAAAAGGAAGCGGAAGCAACGCATGGCAAGGATGCGGTGAGTGGTGGTTTTTATGGCTTTGGAGATCTTGAGCTTGTGGAATTTGGATTGGAGTGTGATGGTGAAGCTCTTCCACGCTTTCTTAGCGAGGTGTAGCTTCTTTGTCAAGCTCGAGCGGGACATTAAAATGTTGCTTAGTATTAGTATAATGTGATGATGAACTGTTCTTTGAAGGGAGAGGCCTAGGACGCAGGAGGCAGGGTGGGAtgttataaattatttgaagattttgcATCGCATAGACTGAACTTGGGTGGTTTTTATGGAAGGAGCTTGATACCctatacatttttctttttcttttttagaaatttaCCAAAATGGTACACTCTGGATTtcaaaaaagaagcaaaaggtGTTTTTGTAAGGGGCAATGGTGGCATTGGAGCTGTTGAGAAATGAAGTGTTTTCTTAGACGAGCAGTTTTCACTTTCGGCTGTCTTGGGGGCCAGGCGTATTAAGAGAGCAATCTTGGGTCCTAAGTTTAGAAAGCGCAGTCCTGTAAAGCGCACTTGTTAGTTATCATTGGTTTTGTATAGTGCAATCTCATTTTTGAGTCCTAATCGTGGGCTCTAAGGTCGCTAGTATAGAATGAATGTGGcgttaataaaaaaacaaaaacaaaaattttgagagCGTGGTTTAGTAGTGGGCAATTATAGAATATATTTTAGAAGTATAATAAATGTGTATAAGATAGGTTAAAAACTGactgcttttaattttttttaataaataaaattgaattttagcttATGACATTTTCATGATAGTTGCCCTTTATCTACAAGCTAAAACATTAGTTGATTTTTGATTTAGGCGAGGTTTtaatctcaaatttcttattcgacaacataaaaatttattagttaaACTAACTGGAATCTGCGGCTCATGTTCAATAGCAATATATACCTCATATATACACCTAAAAGAAGTGCAAGTTTTATGTAATTTTGAAGATGCAGCTCCCTCAACTTTTTGGTTTGGAACAGCTTCAGCACGTTTaatgcaagaaaaagaaaatactcaaatcacttttcaattatttttcttatgagTTTACCTTTACCAAACCAGAGGTTGGTCCAAAAAGATCTTTGAGGATGCCTCTAGAAACAGCAGTTGTCTTGTCTACCATGGAAGTTAAAGTATATCCTTTCCTCTCACCTTTAATttcagaaaattaaataatataaattacacaTAGGAGTTCAACTCCAAGTTTCATGAAGAGATGAAACTCCAGTAGGGACTACCATAAAAACCAAATAACTTTTCCTTCATATACAAGACGGCTTCAAACCACGTTGAAGGTGCCtaatatttcttttgtttttgcccTTAAAACACCACAATGTATGGACGGCAAGAAACTTGCCTTTCCAGCTTGTAAAGATACACAAAACTAATTCGTTTCTTTGTTCTCGAGAAAAGCAATGGTCATCCTTTTTCTATTTGGCTTTACAGAACTTAAGACCCTTTACACTTCAAATTCATGTcatgtatcttttatttttccccttCGCCTACTTGTCACATACCTGAAAgtcatatttatataataaccAAATAAAGtatgtgtttctcaaaaaaaaaaaaaaaaaagccatatgcaaataggaaaatgaaaatagtatCGATAACAAAACATTGAGAAGAATCAATATAGAAACATGAGCATTAGTGGTTAGGAAACGCAAAACCTAAGTCTATCATGtgtgaataataaaaaagtagatATGCAGACCAATAACATAGGTTCAGTAGCCgttcatatatttaaatgataCCCACTTTTCGTTTCCATCCTCCAAAGAAATAATCCTACCACAGCACaatggttttaacttttaatatgTCAACGATAACTCGAACTCACATGAAATCTCCCCCATCCCCTTCCAGACCATGAACTTGATGGGAATGTTATGAACTTAAACCTAGAATGCTGCTTGGTTAAAAGCTACGTCACGTATATGCGTGTCCTTATCATATTGTTGAAGCACCGCCAAGTGTTTGTCAAAACTCCAAGGCTCATTTGCAATTACTCGATCCACTTCTACTTTGTtatcaaaaatgaaaagaataatgttATCACCCAAAACTAAGCCATTTCTCGATCTCCATAACTGATTAAGAGTTCTAGCCACTGATTTAGTgttgttgatgcccactttggcAAAAGTGCCCAATAacaagaagaagcccaacaatataaaAGGGGTGAAGGAAGGAGAGTTAGAAAAGTTAGAAAAATCATTCAGCCCGAATGGCAAGAATAATAGTCCAGGcctataaaatagtaaaaaaaagccACAAATAAAGCAAACAGGTCCAAAGGAGCTCAGAGAAGGAAGTAGTAAGCCCACGAGAATCATAAGTAGTGGAAAGCAAGCAAAATGGGCTGGAGGAGCCCAAAGAAAAGAATTAGTAAATGGGGTTGATGCAAAGGCTAACAAACACTAGAAGTAAAAGATATGGTAATTGGACTCGGGAAGTTCGAAAAATTTAGCAAAAATCCATGAGAGTATAGGAATGGAATGAgccgaggatgcccaaaggaATGAAGTGGGCCGAGAATGTCCAAAGGAATAAAATGGGCTAAGGAAGTCCAAGATGGTATGAGAATTAACCCATCAGAAGTACTGGGCAACGTGAACTAAGTAAAGGAAAAGTACATGGCAAGCCCAAAGGATGCACAAGTTAAGTGATAACATGGCAGAAGCAATGGAGTGGCGTGACAGGAATACTAATTGACCCACAAACTAGAACTGAAAGGAGACAGGGGCTGAATTGAAGGAGGGAGGGCCCATGCCTAAGCAAAACCCAGCCTAGGGAAGAAACGAGATGCAAAGAATGAAAACCTAATGACTCATCCATGCcacaaagaattaaaaatgagtaGTAGAGTGTGTAGCAAAGACCAGACAAACCCGCAAGCAATGGCAAACACGTGAACGACAAATAAGCCATAGACTGACATGAAAGTGAAGCACGCACAAGGTTCCGGCATCACCTACttgtacccaaccaatacaaGGGCCATGGGTCAAAGGTAAGAAAGGGTATGGTCTGGCAGTGGGAAGAAGGGGGAAGTCTATTCTAGGATTCccgctcaagctcttttgggggaaatgtctTGCTgtgatgacataccacccaaaagagggaaagatgagctggaatcactaggtgcatACCATAGGAATTAGTAAAAGAGAATACCCAACCTTTATGCGGATGGGAATGCCACGGagagcaagaaaataaaataagattctTTTTTCTGGGAATGGAATGTGGCGCGACTAGCACAGGATAGTGGTGCTAGCTGAGTAGTTAGCAGACCAGTGGGTGGCCCAGGAAGGACACCTACTCCAGGCCAAAAGTAGTTGAGGGATAAAACAGTAAAATTTATCACGACAGGCAATATAAAAGGGCCTTAGTAGTGCACAGTAAAAAGAAGCAAGGTGCGGGGTAAGGAGGAACAAGTGAGAAAAGTAGCAAGAGAGAAAACAATGGAAAAACAAGGAAGAATAGAGGAAATTTAGgagtaagaaagaaaaatagaaaacaaagaagaaatagaGAGGATACAAAAAGCAAGGGTGTGATAAAGCATGCACCAATATGCTActcccttctctccctctcaatagcTTACCCTTTGGCAAGTTAAAGGACTTGAGATTAAGCCATTTAGGCTCATTCTTTCAAAATAGGCAATTTCCATGGCAGGATCTTCTTGTGAGATTGCCCACATTTGAGATTGGTTCCCTTCTCGGACCTAGATTTGCCAAGGAACCAAGCACAACAGACTAATCTCCGTTTCCCCTCTTTATCGTGATTGATCAAAGCATTagtattacttttttcttttttttttttaccgtcGTTAACTTATTTCTGCCATACTCACATTACTGTGTTTTCATATTGAGAAAGTGGtttaaatattatctttttttggCAGTAAACATATCTTTCTTATCTTGTTCTATTATATGCCTCATGCTATAACACTTTTGTGACAGCATTCTCTGCCGTGGGCATGTGACCAAGATCTTAGCAGAGGGGCTCTAGCTTGCGTACAAGCTGGCTTGATGTAAGTTTCAATCGAGCCAGTCCCGACTTTTCTACCTCAGAACAATTGGGTCAAAGCGTGGCAGGAAGCAGTCCAGCCCAGAAAATATAAAATGCCCACCACATTTAAATTGGTGACTCTACTAGGGAGTTAGGAAAAAGATAGGGAAAGTAGATAAAACCCTCGCAAGTTATGCCTCTGAGATCAAAGACGATGCGGAACATGAGCATTGTGCCATCGCAGGCAGCGTCAAGACCAACAACGCCCCACCAGCACCAGCTCAACTAGGCGAAAGGTGCTAATGGAACGGGGCTAGACCACAATAGCAACAAAGAGATCCTGTTGATAATGTGAACTGTTTTTATTGAGGCGTTGCAATTCATGCAGCATTCCCAATAGCAGATGATGGAAGAAATCTGCAAAACGAAAGCAggcaagacaaaagaaaaaggaagtcaGCATGACCCAGAGTATGTGGCAGACAAAGAAGAAACCCCCACAGGAGGCGGTCCACAGAATGTAGAGCAACATTTCATCACCATGACCGAAGTTGCAGCGCTTCTAGAGCAAGAAAGAGCCAAAGCATCTAAGGAAAATGTTTTATGCACGAAAGCCTCCCTATCTGCTAAGAATACTCAACAAGCCATATCCTGAGAGGAATGAACTGCGAACGTTTGCACAATACGATGACAGCAAGCCTTAACTATTTCTGCTAAAGGAGCTAATGGActtgtgatggattaaattCTGAAGCTTTAAGTTCCCTTTGTTGCTTTGATGTGATTAAAATTGTAAGCTTCAAATGCATGGACACGTCTATTTTGGTTTTTCGGTGGTGGTTTGGCTTTGCCAATACATGTTTAAGCAGTCAaggtctgtttttttttttttttggacaattaAAATTCTGGCACATTGAATTTTAGCCCATCAATATCTGTTTGTTGTCTGTAATTTGCTTGAATTATATGAATCATTTGTGCCTAAGGCACGTAACTATTCAATGAAATGCACAAGATAGGGGAAATGTACAAAATGGTAGGGTGGCTTTTCATACTATgaatgagtagaatgtcattTTAACCCAAGATCATCCCTTGCACAGCAATTGAATAAATGTAGGTTCTGGTCAAGTTCGGTAGCCAGCACTAATATTGTATTTGAAAAACCAACAAATTAggacaaacttaaaaaaaaaaaaaataacaatagttACTGTTAGTCAAAAGAGCCCTCTTTTCCTACCTTTACTTTATTAACACCcaattttcttattaaagaGAAAGTCCACAATAATTACAATTTAGGAGGATGTAGACTAtcactttattttaatttgacttCCCCACACCAACCTCATACTCACAAGGAAACAGCTTCCTATCCTGCACAAACCCTCTAAGTTATTATATAGAGCTACATAGCCTCAATGTATTTCGTTGGTTCAAATCAGTTATTGTATGAAATTATCATAGTTTCATCTAAATGTGTGCCAACCTTAtaccaaaatgaaataaatgatTTTGACCATACCATTAGAATGCAAGATCCCTTTAGTTTGGATCTGATCTAACTATTATATCTgaatttatttatcaaattcCATTTGTAATTGCCTCTTTATTGGTCATGGTCTATCAAGAAACAATGGTTAGGAATCATTCTCTTTGAAGCTTTAAACCAACTGTGTGCATTCTGATACAATTTGTCAGGTGGTATCTTGGGGAAAGTTACTACCAAAAGAAAGTTTCTGGTGACCTGCAAGCTTTGTCAGCAAATTTGTGAAACCATATCCTATGTACTTACTAAAGGTGTGGTGGCTGCATTTGTAGCATTCTCATCAAGAATgctataaaaatataacatttagtATCTCAAAAAGTTActctatttattttaacaactcattttataatacacccaacatcaaaagttttattattttaccatttcatttaaatattcttttttaattctttttttatgttttcaattaACTTCCATGTACCTATGTCTgattaaacaaatatttttttttaacatcttgCTATAGTGGGCTATTAGAGATAGCAGTCCACTGTAGCTGGAtgtcaaaatttatagtatatAGCACCTTTAATGTTATGTGCTTTTTAGAATTAGATATTTAAAAATAGCATATTTAGAATTTGAAACCTTTGATAAAAATGCtccattttaacattaaaaatttgacacctctctctctctctctctaaacaatattatttgtttCAGCCAATAACTAATCTTGGCTCAAATATTTGTTATCCCTCTTTTTGAACTCTATTTTCTGTTTGTATATAGCATCGTCAAACATTGTTAGCAAAGTGTTGAGCGTTGTGACTGGATGAgaatgtatttaaaattttcaatttggattatattttgaatcatattattaaattttgattaatgtGAAAGAGCtcattgaaatttctttttatttttaaaagaaaaactcaattCAACGATTACAAACTATTGGAAATTATTTCAAGATACACTTTACCGATGGTTGAGTGCTTGTGGATAAAAGTAATAAGCATACTTTAATCTACATTTATGTGTATATGTGTCAACAGATTTCAATAATACTTCAGCATTTAGTAATCGTTGATAAATGTATAACACTTTTTTCAACAGTTGCATATGTCGTAGAAAATTATGCTTGACATGGTTTTTATTGACGGTTCTCGACGGTCATTTTAATTgttgaaaatacttttttcaatggtttttaatatttttttcgaTGGTTTCAACCATTAAAAATAGCCAAATTTTCTCGTAATGATTAAACTAGAGTAgtatttttatcttgtataaaaaaaatacccatattccacttaattttttttttgtttggatagaaacttcattttcattctttaatGACCTATCAATTTTGTAGGGACCCGAGGACCCGAGGATCAAACGTGAAGACTAATGAATAAAAGGTATGGTAAGGAAGACGAAAGTCAAAGACtcgagggtccgaggatgcGGAAGCAGGGTTACCCGAAGAAGTACAAAGAGTAAATCGGTGATGCATTAGAGAGATATTGAAAATATCTGGTTTGAAAATATCTGGATGGAGGGTAGGTAACTGTGATTgccgcattaaatgctctgcaccaagctttctggccgcattgaatagggagCACCAGCTTTATctgttgcattaatgtggaggtgacctAAACAGTAGAAGACACAACACTAGAACTTCTttccattaccgactacaagTATTACAAGTAAATAGACAAGTGTCAGCAAATAAAGCTAGTGAGGTGAGAGATGAAGGGTTGAGATAGCAAGAGCAGGGAATATAGATAGGGGAGGAAGAAACAGAGGAAGGGGCGCGAGTtctggagggagagagagtctTAGAGAGTGTACTGTTGATCTTGGTGAATTAATCAAAACGCCATtatctttgttgttttgttcCTTCTTTATAAAGTCGTTGTTTTGGGCCTTGAATTATTGGACTTCCTTTAGACTGTTGGGCTGTtgcatgatttttggtccttacaattggcgctaTCTGTGAGAACAATAAAGCGTGACGTTTTGGTTTGTGGATAAATGGCGGAGCCAAGTCAGGAAAGGGAAGAATTAGTGGGTTCACAAAGGGAGAATCTAACTATAAGCATGCAACGTAGAAACGGTAGGCAATGCACCCCAAGTGTGGTGGTGGAATCGTATCATAGTGATCGTGCAGGTGTGCAACGATCACCTATTGGGGATCAGGTCTCTCGTGATGATGAGTTGCAAAAGATGCAATCAGAGATAGACTATCTGCGCAAAAGGCTGAAACGGAGGAAACGTGATAAGCGGAGCCCATCTTACTCGTCCAGTGATAGCTCCGAGGAAAGACGAGGGGGGGATGATCATCAGGCATCTAAGTCCTTTCCTAGTGAGTCCCGTTTCGTTCCTTCTTCTGGGGGTAAGGCAGAgaaagggggggagggggggaaaCGAGTTGGGGAATGGTCGTATCAAGGCAcaggaaatgatgctatgagtaaaGATTTGAGGCAAATCTCTAAATCTCCTTTCATAGCACGGATAAACAAGGCAAAGCTCCCCCATAGATTTTCTCAACCTGTCtctaccatttataatggcaggacTGATCTTGTGGAACATGTTAGCCATATTTATCAGAAGATGGCAGTTCATTCGAATAATGAAGcgttgatgtgtaaagtctttcCTTCCAGTCTTGGGCCAATGGCCATGCGATGGTTCGATGCTTTGGAGGAAGGATCCTTAGGGTCCTTTGAAAAGCTGACAAGGGCATTTGGAGCTCGGTTCATAACATGTAGTAAGGTCCCTAAGCCTTTGGATGCATTGCTATCTATGGCAATGAGGGAAAGAGAAACACTTAAAACTTATTCATATCGGTACTGGGAAACCTATAATGAAATcgatggaaatgttgaagatGTGGCTGTGAGGACTTTTAAGGTGGGGCTCCCTACTGAGCACGGcctgaggaagtccttgacaatGAAAGCGGCTTTAAATATGCGCCAGCTTATGGATCGCATAGACAAGTATAAACGGGTCGAGGAGGATCAAAttcaaagcaaaggaaaagcaAAACTATTTCCGAAGAAGAAAGATCTTCGGGGGATGGGGTATCAAGGCAATTGTCCTAGGCGAGATTTCCCAAGTCATCCATTGCCAGTCGGGACCCCTTTGGTTAATTCACTGTTCAAGGAACCCGTACACCAAATGTTGGAGAAGATACGAAATGAACCTTATTTTAGATTACCTAAtaaaatgagtggagatgcatcctTAAGAAACCAAAGTCTTCATTGTCATTATCACCAGGACAAGGGACAGACCACGGAAGAATGTAGGACGTTGTGTGATCATTTGAACCAATTAGCCAGGGCGGGGAAGCTCAATCATTTCTTATCTCGGCTGGAAGGGCAATTTGGGCACCAAGGGATGGGAATGTATCGTGGTAATACTTCCCGACCAGCATTGGGAGCCATTAATGTCATTTTGCAAAGCCGAGGAGAGGGGCCGAAGAGCCTTCTCGGGTCATGTCCGTGCATGGTGGTTTCGGGGATGAGGCCGTGGAAGGGGGTAGTCAACTAGCTAAAAGGATGAGGTTCTCGGCAACTCCGGTATTGGGTTTTTCTGAGGAAGATAAGGAAGGAACATgccaaccacatgatgatgctttggtaGTAACTATTCGGATCGGGGGATATGACGTGAAATGAGTCTTGGTGGATGACGGAAGTGGAGCGGAAATTATGTATCTTGACTTATTTAATGGTTTAAATCTGAAAGTCGAGGACCTGG
It encodes:
- the LOC142623251 gene encoding uncharacterized protein LOC142623251, which produces MSRSSLTKKLHLAKKAWKSFTITLQSKFHKLKISKAIKTTTHRILAMRCFRFLFKRHPLTKPSYRYSQHYYHHNQPQKNFSAIHIDELFDEPVSVYTKNMHAHSKGKEVLDKKVLPTNSNNINSVEDAWKVVVASSPHLQVDERAEEFISKFHEEMKLQKERSNLEFQEMLARSA